AATCTGGCGAATCGGATCGATACGCGATTGGCAAACGGGCTTTCACCCTTGGTTCCGGGACATAAGTTCACTGACCCTCGCAACTTCTCGCTTGCAGCGCTTGATCTTTTTAGGGGATTCGAAAAGCGGCTTGCGTCCGGACAGGATTTGGCCGAAGAGGCGAGAGGTTATTATTCCGAAGTCAAAATCCTGAGTCCAGCAGCAATTCAATCGGTGTTCACAAGTGATCGAATTGATATCGATCCATCCTCGTTTTCCACTCTCAATGATGTGTTCAGCACAAACACACCCTTATGGTTTTATTTGCTGGCAGAAGCGGAGAATCGACCGGTTGATGAGACTGAAGGTTACGCGAGGCTCGGCCCGCTGTGCAGTGTAATCGTTTGCGAAACGATCATCGGGCTGCTTTGCCTTTCACCGTTCTCGATCTTGGCGACACCTTTCGGAGAGTCCGATGATGATCGGCTGGTGTTCGGTTCCGGAGTAGCGGCTGCCCGGTTTGGTTTCGGCGATGTCCTGAGGTTGGTTCAATCTGCCAACGAAGAATTTCAAAAGTATCTCTATCCGGAGATCAAATTGCCGTTTGATGATTTGTATCCGGAAAGCGATCAATCAAAATAAGGAGAAAATCATGTCGATTATTAAGAAGGTAGAAGAGAAACGTACCGAACTGATGGCCAGCCCGACGCAGGCCGAGGCGTTCGGCAAGCTTTGTGCCAAGGCCCTCCGCGGCGGACTGGGATCGGACGAGTGGAAAACAGTTGCAAACGAGTATGTTGAGAATCAGGCGGATCTCGACAAATTGATGTTCGTAGATCCTGTTTTTTGCGCCGAAGAATGGGCCGAAGTGGCCGTTGGGTATGTTATAGGTGGCGGCGTTTGTACGATTCCCTCGGCGCGCGACGGCGGCACGCGAAGGACAATGAACGACGAAATCGAACGAATTCTGGGTTAATGCCTGAAGTATCTTTGCAAGCCAACGGACGTTCGCTCGAACACAAGTCCGAATCAGAATGGTCGGAGCTAATCGGACGGTTTTGTCCGATTGCTCCGACTGGTTCGATTTGGCGGTTGAATCGGCTTGCGTATCCGGAAGATCCCGATCAGGGTTGGAAAATACACGTTTCCGCGACGATTCTTGAAGCGTGCGAGGTCTTCAAATCCGTCGTCGACTTCTTGAGTTCGAAAGATCTCCAGTTCAAAGTGCCGAAATCGCTGAGGGAACTCGCGTTGATCAATTCCGGGCTTGGTGCGGGATATAGTCAAGTTGGCAAATTCCTGACCGTTTACCCACGCAATGATTCCGATGCTGTCGACGTTGCCCACGAACTGCATGAACTGACGCTGAATTCCACATCGATTTCGGTTCCTTTTGACCGGCAGTATTGTGCCGGCAGCAACGTTCATATGCGATATGGAGCATTCGCAATGCTGGAGGTTTTGTCGAACAACGGACAAAAAATGCCCGCGATTCGAGATTCTGACGGGAATCTTGTTCCGGACGATCGATTGACCATAGCGCCCGCTTGGGTCAAAGATCCATTTCCGGTGATTCGATCCGTTTGCAACGGATCGTTTGCAGACACGCCGCTTGGAGAGCGGTACCGAGCTTTCGCTGCAATTTCGCAGCGCGGAAAGGGTGGCGTTTATCTTGCGGTTGATTTGACGGACTCGAGACCGCGAACCTGCGTTGTAAAACAAGGTCGAAAAAACGGCGAGATCGGTTGGGATGGTCAGGACGGCCTCTTCCGCGTCAAAACAGAACTCCGCGTGTTGTCCGAAATCGGCGGGAAAATCGCCGGCGTTCCGGCAATCTATGATTCGTTTGAAGTCAACGGAAGCTTCTACCTTGTGTTGGAGCATGTTCGTGGGATGAATCTCGAATCATCGCTTCTTTCACGTCGTCGCAGGATGTCGATTGGCTCGATCGTTTCGCATTCCATCGAGGTATGTGAACTGCTTCGGTCGCTCCACAATTCAGGTTGGGTTTGGGGTGACTGCAAACCGGCGAATTTGGTTCGTTCACCGGCGGGTGCTTTGCGGCCAATAGATTTTGAGGGGGCTTATCGAATCGGTGAACCTGACCCCTACCGTTGGCGAACAAAGGGTTTTTCCGACGGGCCTACCCCTGTCGGCGGGGCCGGCAATGACCTCTTTTCACTCGGCGCGACGATGTACTTTCTTCTCACTGGACGGGTCTATGACGCGCAGCTCCCTGTTGCAATCCAAAAACGGCGGAAGAGGGTTCCCAAAGCGCTCGTCAAACTAACGATGGATCTGCTCGAGAGTCGCTGCGTCACCGCCAGCGACGCGCTTGAACGTTTATTGAGCCTTGGGTTATAGCCGCGTACACCTGGCAATTTCGGCGAACGGTGAAGTTGCCCGGATCTCGGCGACAATGGGATCGGTCACCCAACCGGGCAGCGATGGGAATTTCTCGTCGCACGACCGCTTGAGTTGCCGGATCGTATTCTTGTAGTCACCCATTCCAAGATAGATCAGTGCTGACTCTTGTGACGGAACATAGACCTTTTCGAGGGCGGAGACTCGACCGAGATCTGAAATTACCGCGCGTGCTTTGTCGTTCCGGCCGAGTTTGCCGAGGGCATAGCCATAAGGAGCGCCAGCGTAGATCTTCTGCAAATCTTTACCGTTCTCGTAGATCGGGCCAATTATGGCCAGCGCTTCTTCATACCTTTGGGTCGCCAGAAGATGGAAGGTACGAAGATACGCTACCCTTTGATTGTCTGGGTTCTTTGCTTCTAACTCTGTGAGAATATCCGCCATTTTCCCGAAATCGCCCATCCGGTAATAAATCTGCGCGAGCTCAACTTCCGAAACAAAGGACACCGGGTCGCGCCGTCGAATCTCGTTTGCCTGTTCGAGAGCCTCATCGAATCTTGACTGGAAGACGAGCACGTTGATCAACCCACTCCTTGCACGAATGAAATCGGAATCAAGTTCGAGCGCCCGTCGAAAGCTCCGTTCAGCTTCTTCCCAAGTCCATTCGTATTTCAACGCAATTAACCCGAGCGAATACTGGGCGTCGGGAAGGAACGGATCAAGCTCAAGAGCTTGCGCCGCGCAGGATTTTGCATCGCGAATCAGAAAATGCGGAGATCTTGCCCGCGGAGCGCCCGGCACGCTTTTGCCGAGGTAAGCTTCCGCGAGGCCCGCCCAAGCTTTCGCGTAGTTGAGATCCAAATCCTTGGCCTTCACGAAGTTCTCAATTGCGTCGTCCAATCGGTCCCGATCCCTCAATTGAATCCGTGCGATATCATAGAATCGCTTTGCCTCGGAACTGGTCGTTTCAGGCCTTGCAACCGCCCGGCGATCCTCAGCAGGGATCGTTCTGATGATACGACCGAGAATCCGCATCGAGATATCCTCCGGGATTCCAAGTATTGAGTCGTCGTTCAAGGCATACTGACTCTCGTCAATATAGCTGCCATCAATGGAGCGGTAGATTTTTGTCGCAATTACCGAACCGTCGTTTGAAAGCGAACCGATTACAATCGCGTCAGCCGAAAGTTCGCTCGCGATCTTGGCCAAATCGAGATCGACTTCGGAATATCGACTTGTAAGAAAGCCGCTCTTGAGTGAGATGCTGTTGACTCTTGCAAGCCGGTCAATAATCGATTGGGAAACGCTTTCGGCCCGAGTCCGGCTTTCCTGCAATCCGTCTTCCGGTCGGAATGGCAGAACCGCGACAACTGGCTTCGCCGCTCGGACCGGAGAAAGGTAATACCCGATACCGAGTAACGCAACGATCAATATGAGGATCGGCACGATGAGGCCAAAACGCCACCAGGTAGTGCGAATCGATTCGGACTCGATACCGATCTGAACTTCCAGGCCTGATTCCGGTCGGACATCGCGATTCGGAGAAATGCAACGGTGCAACAGATTTCTTATGCGCTGATGGCTTGCGGTTTGGTCAGTTGGAATCTGAGGGATTCCGTTTATGATCGCCGCGATCGTCTCGGCTTGCGTGGGCCTTGAAAACGGGTTCTTGCCGGTCAGCATCTCGCAGAGGATGATGCCGAGGCTGAAGATGTCGCTGCGAAAGTCGAGTTTTTCGCCGCGGAGTTGCTCGGGCGACATATAGGACACGGTGCCGATGATCAGGCCGTTGGTCGAGAAGCGGCTGTCGTCGTCGCCGGCCGGTTCGGCAAGCGGGTTGACGACCTTTGCGAGGCCGAAATCAAGGACCTTGATCGAACCGTCCGCAGTGACCATTATGTTTCCCGGCTTGAGATCGCGATGGATAACGCCGTGGGAGTGGGCGAAGGCGACCGCGCCGATGATCTGTTTCGCCAGCGATCGGAACTCGTCGATCCCCAACTTTCGTTCTTTCAAATACTCACCGAGGGTGACGCCTTTGATGTGCTGCATCACGATGAACTGGTGTTGGCCGATATGTTCGAGCCCGTATACCGCGCAGATGTTGGGATGGTCGAGCGCGGCCGCCGCGCGGGCTTCCTTTTCGAGCCGACGTCGGGCGGTGCGGTCGTTTTCGAGGTCTTCCGAAAGGAACTTGAGCGCGACCGTTCGGTCGAGCCGTGTATCGACGGCGCGGTAGACTTCTCCCATTCCGCCAACGCCGATCCGCTCCTCGATCACGTACGCGCCGATCGTCTTGCCGGCGAGATCATTATCGAGTTTGCGTTCAAGGGTTTTCAGGCCGGCATCGAAAACCGGTTCGTTGAGGAACGCCGAATCCGATTCGAAACTGTCGATCAGGGACTCGACATCCGACAAAAGGCGCTGATTCCCGGAACATTTAGATTCGAGGAATTCGCGCCTTCGCGCCGCCGGTATTTCGAGCGCCGCGTGAAAGACAGACTCAATTTCGTTCCAGTTTTCCTTCATCGAATCCGGTTCGCGAGCCAGGCGCGTGCCATATTCCAGTCGCGGTGCACGGTCATTTCCGAGATCTTGAGCACCGCCGCGGTCTCCGGAACCGTCAACCCGCCGTAGTAGCGCAGTTCGACAACCTTTGCCTTGCGCGGATCGAATTGCTCGAGTTCCGTGAGCGCTTCCTCAAGCGCGAGTATCTCGTCCGATTTTTCGTCGGAAATGACCATCGCGTCGCCAAGCGTGACGCGGATCGCCCCGCCGCCTCGTTTCTGACGGTTTCGATTGCGCAGATAGTTGAGCAGAAACTGGCGCATCACGATCGCCGCGATGCTGAAAAAATGTGCCCGGTTCTGCCAGTCCACCTTTTTATGTTCGATCAGATGTAGATACGTTTCGTTGATCAGCGCCGCGGTTTCGATCGTGTTTCCGGGATTGACACGGCGTAGGTTCATTCGCGCGATGCGATGGAGTTCCTTTTCGACCATCGGCAACAGGAGTTCGAACGCGCCGGCGTCGCCATTGCCCCAATCGATCAGCAACTGTGTGATTTCGGTGGAAGAGTGCATTTCGTTCAAGCGAAGTCAAAAAAACTGCCGTTGCGGCGTTAGTTATCGAGACGAAACGGTGTTCGTAAAGACAACGGACAATGTTTGATTGACTTGTTGAACAGTTATAGCCCGATTTCGCGGTTCGCGCAAGAAGTATTTTGATCTAAACAGTTACAAATGAAAGCTTTTACGCCACAGATCGCGTTCGAGGAGTTGAGAATG
The DNA window shown above is from Acidobacteriota bacterium and carries:
- a CDS encoding protein kinase codes for the protein MKENWNEIESVFHAALEIPAARRREFLESKCSGNQRLLSDVESLIDSFESDSAFLNEPVFDAGLKTLERKLDNDLAGKTIGAYVIEERIGVGGMGEVYRAVDTRLDRTVALKFLSEDLENDRTARRRLEKEARAAAALDHPNICAVYGLEHIGQHQFIVMQHIKGVTLGEYLKERKLGIDEFRSLAKQIIGAVAFAHSHGVIHRDLKPGNIMVTADGSIKVLDFGLAKVVNPLAEPAGDDDSRFSTNGLIIGTVSYMSPEQLRGEKLDFRSDIFSLGIILCEMLTGKNPFSRPTQAETIAAIINGIPQIPTDQTASHQRIRNLLHRCISPNRDVRPESGLEVQIGIESESIRTTWWRFGLIVPILILIVALLGIGYYLSPVRAAKPVVAVLPFRPEDGLQESRTRAESVSQSIIDRLARVNSISLKSGFLTSRYSEVDLDLAKIASELSADAIVIGSLSNDGSVIATKIYRSIDGSYIDESQYALNDDSILGIPEDISMRILGRIIRTIPAEDRRAVARPETTSSEAKRFYDIARIQLRDRDRLDDAIENFVKAKDLDLNYAKAWAGLAEAYLGKSVPGAPRARSPHFLIRDAKSCAAQALELDPFLPDAQYSLGLIALKYEWTWEEAERSFRRALELDSDFIRARSGLINVLVFQSRFDEALEQANEIRRRDPVSFVSEVELAQIYYRMGDFGKMADILTELEAKNPDNQRVAYLRTFHLLATQRYEEALAIIGPIYENGKDLQKIYAGAPYGYALGKLGRNDKARAVISDLGRVSALEKVYVPSQESALIYLGMGDYKNTIRQLKRSCDEKFPSLPGWVTDPIVAEIRATSPFAEIARCTRL
- a CDS encoding sigma-70 family RNA polymerase sigma factor, whose product is MHSSTEITQLLIDWGNGDAGAFELLLPMVEKELHRIARMNLRRVNPGNTIETAALINETYLHLIEHKKVDWQNRAHFFSIAAIVMRQFLLNYLRNRNRQKRGGGAIRVTLGDAMVISDEKSDEILALEEALTELEQFDPRKAKVVELRYYGGLTVPETAAVLKISEMTVHRDWNMARAWLANRIR